In one Oryza glaberrima chromosome 2, OglaRS2, whole genome shotgun sequence genomic region, the following are encoded:
- the LOC127763328 gene encoding enhancer of mRNA-decapping protein 4-like yields MATPTGNPNPNPNPSTPFEVSMLFKPPSNAPAAAPIFPGGPAAGPPPPSAAYSYPPATPPFHRAPFLHYPQDPMAAPHMPRPVISFPMPTPNPAAIPSAAAAAAAAAGPSQNHGARLMQLLGSSGPAHLDSSASMPPPASEFAAAQPPQPIPAMPSAPPARMLSSTSSKMPRGRLLGGGDRAVHDVDSRLPGEAQPPQLEVTPITKYTSDPGLVLGRQIAVNRTYIVYGLKLGNIRVLNINTALRSLLRGHTQRVTDMAFFAEDVHRLASASVDGRIYVWKIDEGPDEDSKPQITGKIEIAIQIVGDAESYHPRICWHSHKQEILFVGIGNCVLRIDTTKVRRGRDVSAEEPIKCHLDKLIDGVRLVGKHDDDVTDLSLSQWMTTRLASGSKDGTVKIWDDRKPVPLSILKPHDGQAVYSVAFLTAPEHPDHINLVTAGPLNREVKIWASANEGGVLLPSDSETWNCTQTLELVSSLEPRVEEAFFNQVTVLPQASIILLANAKKNAIYAVHVEYGTDPASTRLDYIADFTVAMPILSLTGTHESQPGNDQVVQVYCVQTMAIQQYGLDLSLCSPPTSETTGLGRDPSISRVHETPLEVVGAESSMPTSFTDSYSVGSPSKSSTVDQQSELDPKPSAPPLTYTEGDGSVHLPSASLASNMDPSGSGSSLGNLEMDQPAFDYAMNRNVEPKILTRQDTPMPKDNFGKDDPRDGRNDVTMLPNPHLMFKVGGNTTHLVTPSEIISGALSSAESNHVPKSDGVKIQDGTSSGHQMAEVEPKHTNEHTSDQNLDLEVAQVVCENTKQAGSSEQTVKMISERSVTTDKYSVEESQTSCDRSISERTGAADESVTKKPVEVPEKSDYSSASVEQSSSYTKKEKIMHPQASGQSSPSTSAFNSTESSHEPPSSAYPPINSFPEVTTQGMLQQLIAMHKDLQKQLGTIVVAPLAKEGKRIEASLGRTMEKSIKANLDSLWVRIQEENAKREKAERERMQQMITLITNSISKDLPATLEKSLKKEISSLGPVIARAITPIIEKCSASAVADSIQKVVGDRVVNQLDKSVSAKLEATVARQIQMQFHTSVKQTLQDALRASLEAFLVPAFEQSCKTMFEQVDSAFQKGMSEHTVAIQQQVEAAHTPLAQTLKDTISSASSITQNLTAELLDGHRKLLALLASGNAKAHSTNVLQPNNVPVTGPPEVEAPLDPMKELGRLISERKFDEAFTMALQRSDVSIVSWLCSQVDLRALCSMVPVPLNQGVLLALLQQLAVDIATDTPRKIQWMTDVAMAINPTDPVIAMHVKPIFEQVYNALLHLRSLPTTSPSDSTSIRLFMHVINSVLLSYK; encoded by the exons ATGGCGACCCCGACCGGAAACCCTAATCCTAACCCCAACCCTAGCACTCCCTTCGAGGTCAGCATGCTGTTCAAGCCGCCCTCCAACGCCCCCGCGGCCGCCCCCATCTTCCCCGGCGGCCCCGCCgcgggcccgccgccgccgtccgccgcgtaCTCCTACCCGCCTGCGACTCCCCCCTTCCACCGCGCCCCGTTCCTCCACTACCCGCAGGACCCCATGGCGGCGCCGCACATGCCCCGCCCCGTCATCTCCTTCCCGATGCCGACCCCGAACCCGGCCGCTatccccagcgccgccgccgccgccgccgccgccgcggggcccAGCCAGAACCACGGCGCGCGCCTCATGCAGCTCCTGGGGAGCTCCGGGCCGGCCCACCTCGATTCCTCCGCCTCCATGCCCCCGCCGGCGTCGGAgttcgccgccgcgcagccgccgcagccgatCCCCGCGatgccgtcggcgccgccggcgaggatgcTGAGCAGCACGAGCAGCAAGATGCCGCGGGGGCGCCTTCTCGGCGGCGGGGACAGAGCGGTGCACGACGTTGACTCGAGGCTGCCGGGGGaggcgcagccgccgcagctgGAGGTGACGCCGATCACCAAGTACACATCGGATCCCGGGCTCGTGTTGGGCAGGCAGATCGCCGTGAACAGGACGTACATCGTGTATGGGCTTAAGCTCGGGAACATCCGCGTGCTAAACATCAACACCGCGCTCCGTTCGCTCCTTCGTGGCCACACACAG AGGGTGACAGATATGGCTTTCTTTGCTGAGGATGTTCATCGTTTAGCAAG TGCAAGTGTAGATGGTCGGATATATGTTTGGAAGATTGATGAGGGTCCTGATGAGGACAGCAAACCACAAATTACAGGAAAGATTGAAATTGCCATCCAGATTGTTGGCGATGCTGAATCTTACCATCCAAGGATCTGTTGGCACTCTCATAAGCAG GAGATTCTGTTTGTTGGCATTGGAAACTGTGTCTTAAGAATAGACACAACTAAAGTGCGACGGGGAAGGGACGTAAGTGCAGAGGAACCTATCAAGTGTCATCTTGACAAGCTCATTGATGGTGTGCGCTTAGTTGGTAAGCATGATGATGACGTTACAGATTTGTCCTTATCTCAATGGATGACTACCCGACTGGCTTCAGGATCAAAAGATGGCACG GTAAAAATTTGGGATGATCGCAAGCCAGTGCCTCTATCGATTCTGAAGCCACATGATGGTCAAGCTGTTTATTCTGTTGCTTTTCTCACGGCACCTGAGCATCCAGACCATATAAACCTCGTTACAGca GGTCCTCTAAACCGAGAAGTTAAAATTTGGGCTTCTGCCAATGAAGGAGGTGTGTTGTTGCCAAGTGATTCCGAGACTTGGAATTGCACACAGACATTGGAACTTGTCAGTTCACTGGAACCCAGGGTAGAGGAGGCATTTTTCAACCAAGTTACCGTGCTGCCTCAAGCAAGTATTATTTTACTTGCAAATGCTAAGAAAAATGCTATTTATGCTGTGCATGTTGAGTATGGCACAGATCCTGCTTCAACTCGCTTGGATTATATAGCAGATTTTACAGTTGCAATGCCTATTTTAAGTCTCACTGGCACACATGAAAGCCAACCTGGCAATGACCAAGTTGTACAAGTTTATTGTGTTCAAACAATGGCTATCCAGCAGTATGGGCTGGATTTATCACTCTGTTCACCTCCTACAAGTGAAACTACTGGACTTGGAAGGGATCCATCTATTTCTCGTGTTCACGAGACACCTCTGGAAGTGGTAGGAGCAGAGTCATCCATGCCAACTAGCTTCACCGATTCTTATTCCGTCGGTTCTCCAAGTAAATCATCAACCGTTGATCAACAGTCTG AACTTGATCCTAAACCATCAGCTCCACCACTTACATACACAGAAGGTGATGGTTCTGTTCATCTTCCATCAGCCTCTCTTGCATCAAACATGGACCCTTCTGGATCAGGATCGTCACTAGGTAACCTTGAAATGGACCAACCAGCTTTTGATTATGCGATGAACAGAAATGTGGAGCCTAAAATTTTGACTAGGCAAGATACACCCATGCCTAAGGACAACTTTGGAAAGGATGATCCAAGAGATGGTCGCAATGATGTTACAATGCTTCCAAATCCTCATTTGATGTTTAAGGTAGGAGGGAACACTACACACTTGGTAACTCCATCTGAAATCATATCTGGCGCTCTATCTTCAGCTGAGAGCAACCATGTCCCTAAGTCTGATGGAGTGAAAATCCAGGACGGCACAAGTAGTGGTCATCAGATGGCAGAAGTAGAACCAAAACATACCAATGAGCACACATCTGATCAAAATTTGGACCTTGAAGTAGCACAGGTTGTTTGTGAGAATACAAAGCAAGCTGGTTCATCGGAGCAAACTGTTAAAATGATTAGTGAGCGCTCGGTAACAACTGATAAGTACAGTGTGGAAGAATCACAGACATCATGTGATCGATCCATTTCTGAGCGTACTGGTGCTGCTGACGAAAGTGTTACAAAAAAACCTGTTGAAGTGCCTGAGAAAAGTGATTATTCCTCTGCTTCTGTGGAGCAATCATCTTCATATACCAAGAAGGAGAAAATTATGCATCCTCAAGCATCTGGGCAGTCATCTCCTTCTACAAGCGCATTCAACTCAACTGAGTCTTCACATGAACCTCCGAGTAGTGCATACCCTCCTATCAATTCATTTCCAGAAGTTACTACGCAAGGGATGCTTCAACAG CTCATAGCAATGCATAAGGACTTGCAAAAGCAGTTGGGTACTATTGTTGTTGCACCTCTTGCAAAGGAAGGCAAAAGAATTGAGGCATCATTAGGGCGCACCATGGAGAAATCTATCAAGGCTAACCTTGATTCCTTGTGGGTTCGTATCCAGGAGGAGAATGCAAAACGAGAAAAGGCTGAAAGAGAGCGAATGCAGCAAATGATTACTCTTATCACTAATTCAATAAGCAAGGACCTTCCTGCTACTTTGGAGAAGTCACTGAAGAAAGAAATTTCTTCACTTGGACCTGTTATTGCACGGGCAATAACACCTATTATCGAGAAGTGTTCAGCCTCTGCAGTTGCTGATTCAATTCAG AAAGTGGTTGGTGACAGAGTGGTGAATCAGCTGGACAAGTCTGTTAGTGCAAAACTTGAAGCTACTGTTGCTAGACAAATCCAAATGCAGTTCCACACATCTGTAAAACAGACCCTTCAG GATGCTTTACGTGCTAGCCTGGAAGCTTTCCTTGTTCCAGCGTTTGAACAATCTTGCAAGACAATGTTTGAGCAAGTCGATAGCGCATTCCAGAAAGGAATGTCTGAACACACTGTTGCTATTCAGCAGCAAGTTGAGGCAGCACATACCCCATTGGCGCAAACTTTAAAG GATACCATCTCTTCTGCGTCTTCGATCACCCAGAATCTTACAGCAGAGTTGCTTGATGGCCATCGCAAACTATTGGCGCTGCTTGCATCGGGCAATGCAAAAGCACATAGTACAAACGTTTTGCAGCCCAACAATGTCCCTGTGACTGGTCCACCGGAG GTTGAGGCTCCATTAGATCCAATGAAGGAGTTGGGCAGACTGATATCTGAACGCAAATTTGACGAGGCATTTACAATGGCTCTTCAAAGAAGTGACGTGTCGATAGTGTCTTGGTTGTGCTCTCAG GTTGATTTGCGCGCATTGTGCTCAATGGTCCCTGTCCCCCTTAACCAGGGGGTCCTCCTAGCCCTATTGCAGCAGCTAGCAGTTGACATTGCTACTGATACGCCGCGGAAGATTCAGTGGATGACAGATGTCGCTATGGCGATAAATCCAACCGATCCGGTGATCGCCATGCACGTGAAGCCTATTTTCGAGCAAGTCTACAATGCATTGCTCCACCTACGCTCGCTCCCCACCACCAGCCCATCAGACAGCACCAGCATCCGCTTATTCATGCATGTAATTAATTCTGTTCTGCTTAGCTACAAGTGA